The proteins below come from a single Metarhizium brunneum chromosome 1, complete sequence genomic window:
- the COX16 gene encoding Cytochrome c oxidase assembly protein COX16 yields the protein MPTFQSNKFRGAGEASRLGSQYRRLMNKHPFAMFGLPFLAVVVAGSFVLTPATAIRYERHDRKVRQMTKEEEFGVRRAARKVDMKEEYYRLAGRDLDNWEQKRVERLPGENDGIL from the exons ATGCCAACCTTCCAGAGCAACAAGTTCCGCGGGGCCGGCGAGGCCAGCAGGCTCGGCTCCCAGTACCGGCGTCTCATGAATAAGCACCCCTTTGCCATGTTTGGGCTGCCgttccttgccgtcgtcgtcgcgggcTCGTTTGTCCTGACGCCCGCGACGGCCATCCGGTACGAGCGACACGACCGCAAGGTCCGGCAGATGACCAAGGAGGAAGAGTTTGGCGTGAGGCGGGCCGCTCGCAAGGTAGACATGAAGGAGGAGTACTAC CGCCTTGCGGGACGAGATCTCGACAACTGGGAGCAGAAGCGTGTCGAGCGACTACCGGGCGAAAACGACGGCATTCTGTGA
- the MGR2 gene encoding Protein MGR2: MPPVTAVPTGGQHGPSNFDKLKMGAMMGGTVGTIMGFIFGTVNIFRYGAGTQGIMRTLGQYMLVSGTTFGFFMSIGSVIRSDADPKLHELYMRAQRRPIVNMASPAWRKSP; encoded by the exons ATGCCTCCTGTCACAGCCGTCCCCACGGGCGGCCAGCATGGCCCGTCTAACTTTGACAAGC TTAAAATGGGTGCCATGATGGGCGGTA CTGTCGGGACCATTATGGGCTTCATCTTTG GAACCGTCAATATCTTTCGATACGGCGCTGGTACGCAGGGCATCATGAGAACATTGGGCCAGTATATGCTTGTTTCTGGCACTACATTCGG CTTCTTCATGTCGATTGGTTCCGTTATCCGATCAGACGCCGACCCTAAACTGCACGAATTGTACATGCGGGCGCAAAGACGACCGATAGTAAACATGGCTAGCCCAGCGTGGCGAAAATCCCCCTAA
- the asaC_0 gene encoding Nonribosomal peptide synthetase asaC, whose protein sequence is MARALAMQLIQRGLGHEEPIGIWVTHGSHQVIAQLAIIYMGGTCVPLDPDRPRPDTQTQLQVAGVKNMVVDDAFQHRHLPVTKIPLLQSPDGGHTAGNAATLPVETKADFRSHILFTSGTTGTPKAVEILARGIVRLARDPVYGPRSSDTVGHLGNPCFDLSLMDIWASLLNGSTIAALDRREALLPKSLDRMLKENHVTYLFMPTAIFHIVAPDEGNVFLTGATGFVGAHLLVNLLQCPQVRSVCCLVRSDSHASARKKMGRNLEKYHLQHLATEFESKIKILLGDFSKPRLGLSEPAFLALAESTSVVFHLGAQINYNEPYLANRAANMTGVLNMIQLAVASRPKALHYASSMAAFGPTGLVADKVGELTEDAPLQPYLDTTVAYETGYGQSQWVSDEMLCQLMKRGFPAAVYRMGAVVCNSKDGVGNPDDFLSRLTADCFRLGIYPHLPDQRKEMIPVDYVAPAMRMMVMSNRNLGKVYHLTPGVRENISVNEYFRIAQQHTGIALSALAYGDWVHALLQADKSGVELGLKPLFPMLMERVKNGRTRW, encoded by the exons ATGGCCAGAGCATTAGCCATGCAGTTAATTCAGCGTGGATTAGGCCATGAAGAACCCATCGGCATATGGGTTACCCACGGATCACACCAAGTTATTGCACAACTAGCCATCATCTACATGGGCGGCACTTGCGTTCCGCTAGACCCGGACCGACCTCGGCCGGACACGCAGACACAGTTACAAGTGGCCGGTGTTAAGAACATGGTCGTTGATGATGCGTTTCAACATCGGCATCTACCCGTAACAAAGATCCCGCTGTTACAAAGCCCCGATGGGGGGCACACGGCAGGCAATGCAGCAACTCTCCCAGTGGAAACCAAGGCCGATTTCCGTTCCCACATTCTCTTCACCTCGGGCACCACTGGTACCCCGAAGGCTGTTGAAATCCTAGCCCGTGGTATCGTGAGGCTTGCACGCGACCCTGTCTACGGCCCGCGGTCCTCGGACACAgttggccatcttggcaaCCCTTGTTTTGACCTCTCGCTCATGGACATATGGGCGTCACTACTCAATGGCTCAACAATTGCGGCGTTGGATAGGCGTGAGGCTTTGCTTCCGAAAAGTCTAGACCGTATGCTCAAGGAGAATCACGTCACATATCTGTTTATGCCGACTGCTATCTTCCATATTGTTGCCCCC GATGAAGGAAACGTGTTTCTCACGGGTGCTACGGGCTTCGTTGGCGCGCATTTACTCGTCAATTTGCTACAATGCCCTCAAGTAAGGTCGGTATGCTGTCTCGTCCGTTCCGACTCGCACGCATCAGCCCGCAAAAAGATGGGCAGAAATCTCGAAAAATACCACCTGCAACATCTTGCTACTGAATTCGAGTCAAAGATCAAGATTCTCCTGGGAGATTTTTCCAAGCCACGACTTGGATTGAGTGAGCCGGCCTTCTTGGCTCTTGCGGAAAGCACAAGTGTTGTATTTCATCTCGGTGCCCAGATTAATTACAACGAGCCGTACCTGGCCAACCGCGCTGCGAATATGACGGGGGTCTTGAACATGATCCAGTTGGCCGTCGCGTCGCGACCAAAGGCACTACACTACGCGTCGAGCATGGCTGCCTTTGGACCAACTGGCCTGGTGGCGGACAAAGTAGGGGAACTCACGGAAGATGCACCTTTGCAACCGTATCTCGATACAACGGTTGCATACGAGACGGGCTACGGCCAGAGTCAATGGGTCTCGGACGAGATGCTTTGCCAGTTGATGAAGCGAGGTTTCCCGGCCGCCGTGTATCGCATGGGTGCTGTCGTGTGCAATAGCAAGGACGGCGTAGGGAACCCGGATGATTTTCTGAGCCGGCTTACAGCAGACTGCTTCCGTTTAGGGATATATCCCCATCTTCCGGACCAGCGTAAGGAAATGATACCGGTCGACTATGTCGCTCCAGCAATGAGAATGATGGTCATGTCCAATAGGAATCTTGGCAAGGTATATCACCTTACCCCTGGTGTTCGAGAAAATATATCCGTCAACGAGTACTTTCGAATCGCACAGCAGCACACCGGCATCGCCCTGTCTGCCTTAGCATATGGAGATTGGGTACACGCTCTCCTGCAGGCGGACAAGTCGGGTGTAGAGCTTGGGTTGAAGCCGCTGTTTCCGATGCTAATGGAAAGGGTCAAGAACGGTAGGACGCGGTGGTAA
- the ptaK_0 gene encoding oxidoreductase ptaK, with product MGITFSKRDAATYSAAKVGGKLLQTRTNGKSVLGTLVAPLLPMFLENNPLPNGSPWSLLNHTTDYYEHFPRTGVIRSYDFTVSRGVIAPDGYQRSVLLVNGAFPGPLIEANWGDTIQVTLHNNISSAEEGVALHWHGFLQHGKPWEDGVPGVTQCPIAPGKSYTYSFEAELYGTTWYHSHYSAQYAGGIVGPMIIYGPRTARYDVDLGPVMLSDWYHRDYYALVEETMKPNGRPVRSDTNMINGKANFDCSKLPAGDKTPCHSNAGIARFKFTRGKTHRLRLINSGCEALQRFTIDGHTMTVIANDFVPVEPYDTKVVTLGIGQRTDVLVAADAPPDAYWMRSNISEACSLAGERHAYAAIYYDGADEARQPQSQPWDVPDPLTCANDDLALTKPVMRRRPIAPDLTYDMEVGLFKNASNITLWSFGGVDFRGDYNRPTLLLSALGNHTFEKQWNVKNTQGAKSVRVHVINNTPVAHPMHLHGFNMYVLHEGEGPWDGTIVNRDNPQRRDVVQVRKHGHLVIQFDAADNPGVWPFHCHIAWHVSAGFFAQFLTNPDQVARYRHTMPHVVAETCRQWGEWTNTNIPDQIDSGL from the exons ATGGGCATCACGTTTAGCAAACGCGATGCAGCGACGTACTCGGCAGCCAAAGTTGGGGGAAAGCTGCTACAAACAAGAACGAATGG CAAATCAGTTTTGGGAACACTTGTCGCGCCTCTGCTGCCCATGTTCCTGGAGAATAATCCCCTGCCCAACGGATCTCCCTGGAGTCTGCTCAACCACACCACCGACTACTACGAACACTTCCCACGTACTGGCGTGATACGATCGTATGATTTCACCGTCAGCCGCGGCGTCATCGCGCCAGACGGATACCAGCGCTCGGTGCTGCTCGTCAACGGCGCATTCCCCGGCCCCCTGATAGAAGCCAACTGGGGCGACACGATCCAAGTCACGTTGCACAACAACATCTCGAGCGCCGAGGAGGGCGTCGCCCTGCACTGGCACGGCTTCCTGCAACACGGCAAGCCCTGGGAAGATGGCGTCCCCGGTGTCACGCAGTGCCCCATTGCGCCGGGCAAAAGCTACACGTACTCCTTCGAGGCCGAGTTGTACGGCACGACGTGGTACCACTCACACTACTCGGCGCAGTATGCAGGCGGCATCGTCGGACCAATGATTATATACGGACCTCGGACGGCGCGGTACGACGTCGATCTCGGCCCCGTCATGCTCTCGGACTGGTACCACCGCGACTACTACGCCCTGGTCGAGGAGACGATGAAGCCCAACGGCCGCCCCGTCCGGTCCGACACCAACATGATCAACGGCAAGGCAAACTTTGACTGCTCCAAACTGCCGGCCGGCGACAAGACGCCGTGCCACAGCAACGCCGGCATCGCACGCTTCAAGTTTACGCGCGGCAAGACGCACCGCCTGCGCCTCATCAACTCGGGCTGCGAGGCGCTGCAGCGCTTCACCATCGACGGGCACACCATGaccgtcatcgccaacgaCTTTGTGCCCGTGGAGCCCTACGACACCAAGGTGGTGACGCTGGGCATCGGCCAGCGGACagacgtcctcgtcgccgccgacgcgccGCCCGACGCCTACTGGATGCGCAGCAACATCTCCGAGGCGTGCAGCCTCGCCGGCGAGCGCCACGCCTACGCGGCGATATACtacgacggcgccgacgaggcgAGGCAGCCGCAGTCGCAGCCGTGGGACGTCCCCGACCCCCTGACCTGCGCCAACGACGACCTCGCGCTCACAAAGCCCGTCatgcgccgccggcccaTTGCGCCCGACTTGACCTACGACATGGAGGTCGGCCTGTTCAAGAACGCGAGCAACATCACCCTGTGGTCgtttggcggcgtcgactTCAGGGGCGACTACAACCGCCcgacgctgctgctgagcGCCCTGGGCAACCACACGTTCGAGAAGCAGTGGAATGTCAAGAACACACAGGGCGCCAAGAGCGTGAGGGTTCacgtcatcaacaacacGCCCGTTGC GCACCCGATGCACCTGCACGGGTTCAACATGTACGTCCTCCACGAGGGCGAGGGCCCGTGGGACGGCACCATTGTCAACAGGGACAACCCGCAGCGCCGAGACGTGGTGCAGGTCCGCAAGCACGGCCACCTGGTGATTCAGTTTGACGCCGCGGACAACCCGG GCGTCTGGCCGTTCCACTGCCACATCGCGTGGCACGTGTCGGCCGGCTTCTTCGCGCAGTTCCTCACCAACCCCGACCAAGTGGCACGGTATCGGCACACGATGCCGCATGTTGTTGCCGAGACGTGTCGGCAGTGGGGGGAGTGGACGAACACCAATATCCCGGATCAGATCGACAGCGGGTTATGA
- the HST21 gene encoding NAD-dependent protein deacetylase hst2-1 — protein sequence MGNEESALVAESVKPSTLTERSLAAVAAYLNDESQQRKVVVLTGAGISTAAGIPDFRSPKTGLYNNLARLNLPYAEAVFDLTYFRTHPEPFYVLARELYPGKFHPTVSHAFIKLLDDKGMLQMLFTQNIDCLERRAGVPADKIVEAHGSFATQRCIECRAAFPGDLMTEHVARGAVPRCREAGCAGTVKPDIVFFGEMLPAAFGERAGHARAADLLLVMGTSLTVHPFAGLPELAAEGRPRVLLNLERVGRLGTRPDDVVELGECDEGIRKLADALGWRDELETCWRAVVGHEEADRQLRSAGGGGREVEGEVEDEVRKLAEGVEEALRLGESEGEDGAGPSAEQGHEAVVSEEESAAKGGHSMARAESSPETPETRVEQHVPRAAAEAAGSETVDEKEKEKEKEAEKPSL from the exons ATGGGCAACGAGGAGTcggccctcgtcgccgagTCGGTCAAGCCCTCGACGCTGACGGAGAGGTCGCTAGCAGCAGTGGCAGCCTACCTCAATGACGAGTCCCAGCAGAGAAAGGTCGTCGTCCTCACGGGCGCCGGCATCTCTACCGCCGCCGGAA TCCCCGACTTCCGGTCCCCCAAAACAGGACTCTACAACAACCTCGCGCGGCTCAACCTCCCCTACGCCGAGGCCGTCTTCGACTTGACCTACTTCCGCACGCACCCGGAGCCGTTCTACGTGCTCGCGCGGGAGCTCTACCCGGGCAAGTTCCACCCGACGGTGTCGCACGCCTTCAtcaagctcctcgacgacaaggGCATGCTGCAGATGCTCTTCACGCAAAACATCGACTGCCTCGAGCGGCGGGCCGGCGTGCCCGCGGACAAGATTGTCGAGGCGCACGGCAGCTTCGCGACGCAGCGGTGCATCGAGTGCCGGGCCGCGTTCCCGGGGGACTTGATGACGGAGCACGTGGCGAGGGGCGCGGTGCCGCGGTGCCGCGAGGCCGGCTGCGCGGGGACGGTGAAGCCGGATatcgtcttctttggcgagatgctgccggcggcgtTTGGCGAGCGGGCGGGCCACGCGCGCGCCGCGGACCTGCTGCTTGTCATGGGGACGAGCCTGACGGTGCACCCGTTTGCGGGGCTACCCGAGCTGGCGGCCGAGGGGAGGCCGCGCGTGCTGCTGAACTTGGAGAGGGTAGGGCGGCTGGGCACCCGGCCCGACGATGTGGTGGAGCTGGGCGAGTGCGACGAGGGGATTCGCAAGCTGGCCGACGCGCTGGGGTGGAGggacgagctggagacgTGCTGGAGGGCGGTTGTCGGACATGAGGAGGCGGACAGGCAGCTGAGGAGCGCGGGCGGCGGGGGGCGCGAGGTCGAGGGCGAggtcgaggacgaggtgcgcaagttggccgagggggtggaggaggcgctgAGGCTCGGGGAgagcgagggcgaggacggggCTGGGCCATCGGCGGAGCAGGGACATGAGGCTGTGGTTTCGGAGGAGGAGTCGGCGGCAAAGGGAGGGCATTCGATGGCGAGGGCAGAGTCTTCGCCAGAGACACCCGAAACTCGTGTTGAGCAACATGTTCCGAGGGCAGCGGCTGAAGCAGCAGGTTCCGAGACAGTCgacgaaaaggaaaaggaaaaggaaaaagaggCTGAAAAGCCGTCCCTTTAG
- the ncb2 gene encoding Negative cofactor 2 complex subunit beta — protein sequence MPRKPLTDRYWARVDSGLTNDDLSLPKATVQKIVGEILPPHGGVAFAKEARDLLIECCVEFITLISSEANEISEKEAKKTIACDHITKALEQLGFSDYVPAVLEAAAEHKEVQKGREKKADKFANSGMSMEELARLQEEQFAQARERHG from the exons ATGCCCAGGAAGCCTCTGACGGACCGATATTGGGCCAGGGTGGATTCAGGCCTCA CCAACGATGACCTGTCTCTCCCCAAAG CCACCGTCCAGAAGATTGTAGGTGAAATCCTGCCACCACACGGGGGAGTAGCTTTCGCAAAAGAGGCCAGAGATCTCCTGATTGAATGCTGCGTGGAATTCATCACCCTCATTTCTTCCGAAGCCAACGAAATTTCCGAAAAGGAGGCCAAAAAGACCATTGCCTGTGATCACATTACAAAGGCcctcgagcagcttggcTTTTCCGACTACGTGCCCGCTGtgcttgaagctgctgccgagCACAAGGAGGTTCAGAAG GGCCGAGAAAAAAAGGCGGACAAATTTGCCAACAGCGGCATGTCCATGGAAGAACTAGCGCGTTTGCAAGAAGAACAGTTCGCCCAGGCCAGAGAGAGACATGGATGA
- the lys1_0 gene encoding L-2-aminoadipate reductase, with amino-acid sequence MIFAYRSVELVIAFMGTLAAVVTITVLDPAYPPARQKIYLQDSQTKALISIGRAKGGPKAPGLDPSSSIISASGQCKRKSEVISNLSYQPTASQGTASSQKACLQTRTAKVDGPILPFPDAALISEEASEEDLKSWEGLISTNKDLAEQWVTLVCGLNANTLRLESDFFYSGGHGLLAQQLLLNIRQKMGTNVSIHSLYSNSSLKALSVQVDRPREGNDDTGAAEEGEPAFTQSLEKLLGSLDAKYRTADPATLTPERKTTVFMTGARGFLGCYIVKDLLERKNVEVLAHVRGTRDVQAALGRLKRPLSYRVWQDSWAVRPSAVIGDLS; translated from the exons ATGATCTTCGCCTACCGCTCCGTCGAGCTCGTGATTGCCTTCATGGGCACTCTCGCAGCTGTCGTGACCATAACCGTGTTGGACCCGGCGTATCCTCCGGCAAGACAGAAGATTTACCTCCAAGATTCCCAGACAAAGGCACTCATCTCCATTGGAAGAGCCAAGGGCGGGCC GAAGGCACCCGGATTGGACCCGTCGTCGTCTATCATAAGCGCTTCGGGTCAATGCAAGCGGAAGTCCGAGGTCATCTCAAATCTAAGCTACCAGCCTACGGCGTCCCAAGGTACTGCATCTTCCCAAAAAGCATGCCTTCAAACCCGAACGGCAAAGGTAGACGGTCCAATTCTCCCGTTTCCAGATGCAGCTCTGATTTCGGAGGAGGCTTCGGAGGAGGATTTGAAGAGCTGGGAAGGCCTCATCAGCACCAACAAAGATCTTGCGGAGCAGTGGGTGACGCTTGTCTGTGGTCTGAATGCCAATACTCTTCGACTTGAGTCGGATTTCTTCTACAGCGGTGGGCACGGTCTGCTGGCacagcagcttctccttAATATTCGCCAGAAGATGGGCACCAACGTTTCCATCCACTCGCTCTACTCCAACTCGTCTCTTAAGGCGCTCAGCGTCCAGGTCGACCGCCCGCGTGAGGGAAATGATGACACCGGCGCTGCGGAGGAAGGCGAGCCTGCCTTCACCCAGTCGctcgagaagctgctcggCAGCCTGGATGCCAAGTATCGGACGGCGGACCCTGCAACGCTCACTCCGGAACGCAAGACTACCGTCTTCATGACCGGCGCTAGAGGTTTCCTGGGCTGTTACATAGTCAAGGACCTACTTGAGCGTAAGAACGTTGAGGTGCTTGCCCATGTGCGAGGAACCAGAGACGTCCAGGCCGCCCTCGGGCGACTCAAGAGGCCCCTCAGCTACCGCGTCTGGCAGGATTCTTGGGCAGTCAGGCCGAGCGCAGTCATTGGTGACCTCTCGTAG
- the LYS2 gene encoding L-2-aminoadipate reductase, with protein MEADDTMGSRAGLGIARPSGYLKLVREAGRRGLLGSVVRPGYILGNTATAVRNNDDFLTRRLKGCHVARVVVLASFNPVSAETGTSGGDVGVHVVHVTAHPRLCMNKYLSTLNYYGYDVPEFHVAINDLPSTTRTPEFDDHNAVTVLKTDVDRWTNIDECAGEGISQETVGRF; from the exons ATGGAAGCGGACGACACAATGGGCAGCCGCGCCGGCCTTGGTATTGCCAGACCAAGTGG GTATCTGAAGCTCGTCCGCGAGGCTGGCAGACGAGGTCTCCTCGGATCTGTCGTCCGACCCGGCTACATCCTCGGGAACACCGCCACTGCTGTTCGTAACAATGACGACTTCCTCACTCGCAGGCTCAAGGGCT GCCACGTCGCCCGCGTTGTCGTCCTCGCTAGCTTCAATCCCGTCTCGGCCGAGACTGGCaccagcggcggcgacgtcggTGTCCACGTTGTCCATGTCACGGCCCATCCGCGCCTGTGTATGAACAAGTATCTCTCCACGCTGAACTACTACGGTTATGACGTGCCAGAG TTTCACGTGGCGATAAATGACTTACCATCAACTACGCGTACGCCAGAGTTTGATGATCACAATGCCGTTACCGTGCTTAAAACTGATGTAGACCGGTGGACAAATATTGATGAGTGTGCCGGCGAGGGCATCAGCCAGGAGACCGTCGGCCGCTTCTGA
- the PKH1 gene encoding Serine/threonine-protein kinase PKH1 — translation MFTIAQHVFQLLFTKLRSRVTGVWSFITRLLHGDAPAAHVNKQDSDSPKTQSSSAEVQDSPQATPSPKYPQVIQYVHIPGEWQRKLYPHWPESAFKVPDPVPEGPIYYITKGDFVRRGATALVERLPTGHISKTPMPNPYNPYEEQRDRQSMQHEYDVYCFIGPSPFIPTVINWDSESKVLVLEDYANGDLETYLRNHGDTDADTRRKWALQAAQALESLHNVGVIHQDITPRNFLLDKNLDLGICDFAGSSFPGHTASTGAPGPRYQSWAWGRGYIPSQADDVFSLGSLLYFIMGGEEPYSELDEEEVELCFENLDFPASDHLGCGTVIQIAGMDDSLLQKKLFKV, via the exons ATGTTTACGATTGCTCAGCATGTTTTCCAACTCCTCTTTACCAAACTCCGGTCCCGGGTAACTGGCGTCTGGTCATTCATCACGCGCCTGCTCCATGGTGACGCGCCCGCCGCGCACGTCAACAAGCAAGACTCGGACTCGCCCAAG ACCCAATCGTCCTCTGCCGAGGTTCAAGACTCTCCACAAGCTACGCCTTCTCCCAAATACCCGCAAGTGATTCAATATGTCCATATCCCCGGTGAATGGCAACGGAAACTTTACCCACACTGGCCGGAGTCGGCCTTTAAAGTCCCAGATCCCGTTCCCGAGGGACCCATATACTACATCACAAAGGGAGATTTCGTTCGTCGCGGCGCAACAGCGCTGGTAGAGCGACTACCTACTGGTCACATCTCTAAAACCCCAATGCCGAACCCGTACAACCCCTACGAAGAACAGAGAGATCGCCAGAGCATGCAACACGAATATGACGTCTATTGCTTCATTGGTCCAAGTCCGTTCATCCCTACAGTAATTAACTGGGATAGCGAGTCCAAGGTGTTGGTTCTTGAGGATTACGCCAACGGAGACCTAGAGACCTACCTTCGGAACCATGGCGATACCGATGCCGACACCCGTCGAAAATGGGCTTTGCAGGCGGCTCAAGCGCTGGAGAGTCTCCATAATGTCGGAGTAATTCATCAGGATATCACGCCTCGAAATTTTCTCTTGGACAAGAACTTGGACCTTGGAATCTGCGACTTCGCCGGGAGCTCGTTTCCAGGGCATACTGCCTCGACTGGTGCCCCAGGACCGAGGTATCAATCGTGGGCATGGGGCCGAGGGTATATCCCTAGTCAAGCAGACGATGTCTTCAGCCTTGGTTCCTTGTTGTATTTTATCATGGGTGGCGAGGAGCCCTATAGCGAActtgatgaggaagaggtgGAGCTTTGTTTCGAGAACTTGGACTTTCCAGCGTCTGATCACCTGGGCTGTGGGACTGTCATTCAAATTGCTGGGATGGACGATTCACTACTGCAGAAAAAGTTGTTCAAGGTTTAG